The sequence ATCGCCGAGCACGACGTTCCCGTGACGCAGCGTGGGCGGGGCCGCCCCAGCAAATCGTTCGTGCTCTCACAGGCCGCGCACGAGGATCTGCCCGGCGGATACGACGAGTTCGCCGTGATGGCTGCGGACGAGCTCGCCCGGATCGGCGGCGAGGAGGCGATCACCGCTCTCGCGGAGCGCCGCATCGCCGACTGGGAGAGCACCATCGCCCAGCGGGTCGCGGAGCGGGAGCAGGCGGGGGAGACGGTCACCCCCGCGCGCAAGCTCGAGCTGCTCTCCGAGCTGCTCACCGAGAGGGGATACGCCACCACGGTGCGTCCCCTGCACGTGCCGCTGCCCGCCACGGGCACGCAGCCGGGCGCCGTCGGGCGTACGCTCGTCACGGCCCAGCTCTGCCACGGACACTGCCCGGTCCTCGACGTCGCCGCAGATCATCCCGAGCTGTGCGAAGCCGAGACCCGTGCCATCTCCCGCATCATCGGAGCGCCCGTCCAACGCCTCGCCACCCTGGCGCAGGGCGCCCATGTCTGCACGACACACATTCCGCTCACCGAGGGAAGGACACCATGACGAGCGCACCAGAGAAGCTCACACAGGACGAGATCATCGACTCCATGGGCCAGTACGCCTAT comes from Brachybacterium faecium DSM 4810 and encodes:
- a CDS encoding predicted transcriptional regulator (PFAM: HTH domain), giving the protein MTASEAAPGVAQTTRDRLVHAISTHGPITARQLAERFDLTSAAVRRHLAALEADGIIAEHDVPVTQRGRGRPSKSFVLSQAAHEDLPGGYDEFAVMAADELARIGGEEAITALAERRIADWESTIAQRVAEREQAGETVTPARKLELLSELLTERGYATTVRPLHVPLPATGTQPGAVGRTLVTAQLCHGHCPVLDVAADHPELCEAETRAISRIIGAPVQRLATLAQGAHVCTTHIPLTEGRTP